DNA from Homo sapiens chromosome 1, GRCh38.p14 Primary Assembly:
GGGAAGGGAGTGGGGGAGGCATTGTCACAGGAGGAAGAAGGGCCTCTATCCCAAATTCGATGAATGTTCTGAGTCCacatctctctcttctccccaccttcccccaggAGCGCTATGAAGCAGCCATCCAACGGTCAGTGAAGAAGACGTGGGCCGAAATCCGGCAGCAGCGCTGGTCCTGGGCAGGGGCCCTGCACCACAGCTCTCCAGGACATAAGACCAGTGAGTAggctggaggggctggggagtgggTGGGCAAGGCTGGGATGGCAAGTAAGGGAAGGGAACAACTTCCCTACAAAAAGCTGGTGGCTCCCTGCAGCAGGTGTGCCTTGCTTTATGTGACTTGTGTCTTCTAGAATGGTCTGTAAGCCAAACTGTCCCTTCCCAAGGACTTCCACTATCAAATCAGAGATGGATTCTCTCCATTTGGTTTGCTCTTCAAACCTCTGTCATTTTAGGATTAGCCTTCTTTGCGCCTGTCAATTATTATTAGTTGTTGATACATAAAAGACTTTAATGACCTACAGACACTGGATCTTAAAGAAACTGTCACTCCTTGTCTCGGAAGGTAGATTTTTGTCTCTGAGTTTTCTCCGCGTAGGGCCACCATGGATTTTGGTCTGATTCTTTGCTGGCATGTATGTACCACTGTGCTTGGATGTCTTTATGCAATGGCAAGTTTCAGTATTTCTAGCTGTGTATCTTCTGTTTATGTGCTCCTGGACCCGTGCATTGTGTGTCTTAATATGTGTTTGCCTTGGCGTGTTTGTGACCTTGTGTACCTCAGTGAGGGCTCCTAAGTCAGACAGACTTGGGTTCCAGCTCTGGCACTTGCAGCGTAACCTTTAACTTCTCGAagtctcactttcttcatctataaactgGGGATAGTGATACTACTTGCCCCTGAGGTGGTAGATAGATGTTTGAAGGATCAAATGAGGTCACATGTGTGTGGTGCCccacacagtacctggcacatggtaagcatcAACAAATGTGAGCTGCTACAAATGTCATGATGAGGTTGCTTCGATCTGTTTGTGGCTTGTGTGCATCTGGGTCTGACACACTATCTGTTAGTGTTTGTGTCTCTGTCCCTGTGCATGTctgcacacatgtgtgcatgccgAAGTATCTGCCACTCTATATGCCTGTGTCTGCATGTCTTTTTGTGATTCTGGATGAACACGTGGATTTGTGCAAGTGACTGTGACTGTGTAGGTCCTGTTTAGGAGGGTTTTTGCATTTATCCCAGTACGGGGGTGTTGTATCCAAACGTCTTGGCTGGGCAGTGTCAGCAAGTGCTAATGCTGGGTGGTTATGGGGAGGGGTTGCAGTACTCAGCCGTAAGGAATGGCTTCCTTGGTCTGGCCAGGAAAGCTGTAGTTTCTCTAGTTTTACTCATCTCCTCCCTTTGTTCCTTCTCCGTCGGCTCCCCCAACCCAGGTTGTCTCTGGTCACCTACCcccccaccctccctctcccaggGCCAAGGCTGCCTCCTGCTCCTCATCCTAGCCTGCCcactcctccctctcccaccccgCCCTCGGAGCATCCTGCATGGAAGGCCTCGGTGCCCCCCACTGGCTCCTGCCGGGCCCGGCCCTAATGCCGTGTCTTTTCCCCCTCCAGGTGGGAGCAGGTGCTCCGTGTCGGCAGTTAACCTGCCCAAACACGTGGACTCTATAATCAACAAGCGGCTCTCAAAGTCCTCTGCCACGCTCTGGAACTCCCCCAGTAGAAGTAAGAGAAGGCCCAGCCCTTCCCCCTCCAGAGCCCCTTGTAGCTCCCACCAAGCCTCCTCCAGAGCTCAGCAAGAACACCAGGTCCCTGGAGCCCTCACATACTCCAGGTCCCCATCCCCACTCTACCTTACCCAGGGCTCTGTGCCCCTCGGGGGAGCCGGCATATGGGTCTGGACCCTGAGGACAGAGGTTGCCCTGTAGGAGAGGAGAACAGAGACAAAGCACAATGCCGCAGAGGGCAGGAAGCCTGGCAGGAGCCTCAAGAGCAAGTTGGAGGtggtggctgggggtggggacaggcagGCAGCCTTTTCTGCAACCACAGCCAGCTGGTCTGGGCCAACCTTAGCCAGGTGGCATTGTCCCCATGTGTCAGACTGGCCTGGGTGCTGTGGGGTGGAGGGGTCCCTCATTCTGGCTCCACCCTAGAGGGCCCATGCAATCCTGCCCTCTCTGTCTTCAGAGCCCCAGTCATGGCCTTGGCTGGTCCCAGAGTTGAGCCAACCAAGGTGGCATAGCCCCTGCATTCCCACCATGCCCTGGTGCTCATATGTGAAGGAGCCATGGTGGGAGTTATTTATAAGTTTCTCTTGCATTTGTTTGGCTGCTTTGTTGCCTAGCAACCAAATCAGCTGCTGTACCAACCCCACCTGACTGAGGCTTAAAAATAGCCCAGCAGCTGAGGGGACAGAGCAGGGTGGCCTAGGGCAGGCAGGCACCCTAGCAGCCTCTCCCTGGCACAGGACTGCTAAAAGCTGGGTCAGAGGAGCACAAGGACCCTCACTGTCCTGAATCCATGGGACAGCCTCGGCTGGGTCAGCCCTCTGACAGCAGGAGGGGCAAGACCTTACACTGGGACATGGCAGAGGGCAATTGGGTTTTCTTCCAATCCTGGATGGCTCCTTCCTATATGCGCCGTTCAGGGCCCCTTCACCTGGGGAGCGTTGTAGGCGGGGACCCTCATCCGATGCAGGATGTTGCCCTGGGAAGTGTCTGGTTGCCTGGGTCTGTAGTGGAAGTCCAGATCATAGGGAGGACAAGTGTGGCCCCGGTGTGATTGTGGGGAGAGGACTCCCGGGTGAGAAGCCTTGGCCTTGGCATGGGGATGGTGCCTGGTCTGCTCCCTTGCCTCTTCCTGCCTCCTACGGCCCCCACGGTGACCGGCTTCGCCTGGCCTTCTACCCCCAGATCGCAGCCTGCAGCTGAGCGCATGGGAGAGCAGCATCGTGGATCGTCTGATGACGCCCACTCTCTCCTTCCTTGCTCGGAGTCGCAGCGCGGTCACACTGCCCCGCAACGGCCGGGACCAGGGTAGGGGCTGCGACCCTGGGAGAGGCCCCACGTGGGGCCGGGCAGGGGCCAGCCTGGCGCGCGGGCCGCAACCCGACCGCACTCATCCCTCTGCAGCCGTGCCGGTGTGCCCGCGCTCGGCCTCCGCCAGCCCCCTGACGCCGTGCAGCGTCACCCGAAGCGTGCACCGCTGCGCCCCCGCCGGTGAGCGCGGGGAGCGCCGCAAGCCCAACGCCGGGGGCAGCCCCGCTCCGGTGCGCCGCCGGCCGGAGGCCTCGCCGGTGAGTGGCTCTACTGGCTCGAGTGGCCGCGCAGGTGGGGACAGGCAGCCTGGAACTGGGGTACGCGGGCGCTGCTGACCTCTACTCTCCTCTTCCGTTCCTCCTTCCCTGCCAGGtgcagaaaaaggagaagaaggacaAGGAGCGGGAAAACGAGAAGGAGAAGAGTGCCCTAGCCCGGGAGCGCAGCCTCAAGAAGCGCCAGTCGCTGCCCGCCTCCCCACGTGCCCGCCTCTCTGCCAGCACCGCCTCTGAGCTCAGGTGGGCGCGGGCGGTGCGAGGGACCCTGCCCCTCACCGGGTCATTTATTCATCacccacaaatatttgttgggcAACCACCTCTAGAATGCAACTTCCCTGAGGGCAGATTCTctctgttttgtttgagacaggatctccctctgtcacccaggctggagtgcagtggcacaatctcggctcactgcagccttgacctcccaggctcaggctatcctcccacctcagccttccaagtggctggggctacaggcgcgccaccacgctcggctaattttttgtatttttggtagagtggGGGTTTCgctacgttgtccaggctgatcttgaactcttgagcttaggtgatccacccgccttggcctcccaaagtgctgggattacatgtgtgagtgtaagccaccccgcccagcctccatttttctttttgttcgtttttgtttttgtttttttaagtgttttggttactgaagtACCCCAACAcctaaaatagtgcctggcacctggTAACCACTCAGTGAATACCTACTGAAGGGCCAGGGTAGTgcctcacgcccgtaatcccagcactttgggaggccaaggggaggattgcttgagcccaggaggtcgaggctgtagtgagctatgtatgatgatgccactgcactccagcctgggggtcagccagattctgtcttaaaaacaacaacaacaacaacaacaaaacctgctGAATGAATGGACCTGTCAGGTAGCACTCAGGGTGCTGAGGACACGTTGCTGAGCTAACCCAAGCATGGTTTTTTCTCTTATTAAGCTTACAGGCTATTGGCGGGGGACATACAATAATCAAAGAATCCCACAGAAACATGTCATTACAAACTGGGGTGTATGCTCTAAAAGGGAATGGTGTGTTTCTGTGAGAGCAAGGGGGCGGGGGGCGGCGCTGATGTagcctgggggagggggcacctcccagaggaaggaacaagTTCTCagcgtgtgggtgtgtgtgtctcctaacccttcccttttcccttttctcttagCCCCAAATCCAAGGCCAGGCCATCCTCTCCCTCCACATCCTGGCACAGGCctgcctccccctgccccagcccagggccAGGCCACACTCTGCCTCCAAAGCCACCGTCCCCCCGAGGCACCACTGCATCCCCCAAGGGGCGGGTTcggaggaaggaggaggcaaaGGAGAGCCCCAGCGCCGCAGGGCCCGAGGACAAGAGCCAGAGCAAGCGCAGGGCCAGTAACGAGAAGGAGTCAGCAGCCCCAGCCTCACCGGCACCTTCGCCGGCGCCCTCGCCCACCCCAGCCCCGCCCCAGAAGGAGCAGCCCCCCGCGGAGACCCCTACAGGTAGGAAtgaagagaggggaggggtgggCCGAGCGAGAGAAGCCAGCTTCTCCTGTGTGGGGGTGTGGGCCGCCAGAGATGCCTGAGGACTGGGAGTGGGACATGGAAAGAGGAGACTCCTGCCCTCAGCAGTCCCAGGCCCAGAACACAGGCCGCTGGGAGATGACGGCGGTGTCTGCGTGGGTGTGCTGACGCCTGATCCCGGATCCCCCTCCAGACGCTGCTGTCTTGacctcacccccagcccctgctcccCCGGTGACCCCTAGCAAACCAATGGCCGGCACCACAGACCGAGAAGAAGCCACTCGGCTCTTGGCTGAGAAGCGGCGCCAGGCCCGGGAGCAGCGGGAGCGCGAGGAGCAGGAGCGGAGGCTGCAGGCAGAAAGGGACAAGTGAGTGCGCCTCGGGGACTGAGGGGGCCCTCGTGGGCGCTGGAGAAGAAGCAGAGGCCGAGCCTGAGCCGTTTGCTCCGTCCCCCAGGCGAATGCGAGAGGAGCAGCTGGCACGGGAGGCCGAGGCCCGGGCGGAGCGGGAGGCGGAGGCCCGGAGGCGGGAGGAGCAGGAGGCACGAGAGAAGGCGCAGGCCgagcaggaggagcaggagcGGCTGCAGAAGCAGGTGCCCCCGGCGGGCGGGAAGCGGCTGGGCGCGGGCGCCGCGGGCCGGGAGGGAAGGCTGGAGTCAAGTGCCCCACGCTCATGGGGGTCTTTGGCAGAAAGAGGAGGCCGAAGCTCGGTCGCGGGAAGAGGCGGAGCGGCAGCGTCTGGAGCGGGAAAAGCACTTCCAGCAGCAGGAGCAAGAGCGGCAAGAGCGCAGAAAGGTGTGCGGACCTGGGCGGGGATTTGTGGGCGGGGCCTGGGCAGGGCGGGCCAGGTGGGCGGGGCCTGGGCTTAGAGCGGACAGGACGGGAAAGCGCTGGGGCAAATTCCAGTTCCTGTCCTGGAGAGGGCTGCTATGAGCTGGGAGGCCCTAAGACTCCGAGGCCGGGTCTGGCTGGTGGGAGGTTTAGGATTAGGGGCGGGGCTCGAGCCTAACTGATCTGCGGCCTCCAAACAGCGTCTGGAGGAGATCATGAAGAGGACTCGGAAGTCAGAAGTTTCTGAAACCAAGGTCAGAATTCCCCCGAAGGGCAGTGCTGGGCGTGGGGGGCAGGGTGTGAAAAGGAGGCTGCGGAAAGGCATCCATGGCCACGGAGAGCGAGGCTGTCAGGGAGGCCGCTGCGGCCCGGGCAAGGGGAGGGCCGAACTCAGTCCGAAGTGGCTGGGGCCGGCTGTCCCTTGAGCCTGACTGCTCTTCCTCTTCAAAGCAGAAGCAGGACAGCAAGGAGGCCAACGCCAACGGTTCCAGCCCAGGTAAAGCCCCCATTCCTCTCGCCTCCCTTCCCTTtgccatcctcctcctcctccatcctcaCCTCTCTTGCCAGCCCCTGGCTGATGGCCCCTCTTTCCCTGTGACAGAGCCTGTGAAAGCTGTGGAGGCTCGGTCCCCAGGGCTGCAGAAGGAGGCTGTGCAGAAAGAGGAGCCCATCCCACAGGAGCCTCAGTGGAGGTACCAGCTTCCAATCCCAGGGTCCCTGAGCAGGGAGGCAGACTGCAGCTGGAGCTGCGGGGTGGCCTGGGCTTTCCTGGGAGGTGAGGTGCTGAGCCTTGGCCTCTGCATCCACAGTCTCCCAAGCAAGGAGTTGCCAGCGTCCCTGGTGAATGGCCTGCAGCCTCTCCCAGCACACCAGGAGAATGGCTTCTCCACCAACGGACCCTCTGGGGACAAGAGTCTGAGCCGAACACCAGAGACACTCCTGCCCTTTGCAGAGGCAGAAGCCTTCCTCAAGAAAGCTGTGGTGCAGTCCCCGCAGGTCACAGGTAGATCTCCTGATTCCTGGACCCAGCTCCATTCCTCCCAGCAGCCTTCCCTGTACTCCTCAGCCCTGCCTTCTCTTCTGGCTCTGCCAGGCACCctctcctgctccaccctgaAGACCCCCAGCTATCTGGGCTTGAGTGCTGTTTGCCCTGACTGTTTCCCTTCCTGTTTTTCCCCAGAAGTCCTTTAAGAGGGTTTGCCTTGGATCCGGGCACAGTTGTGAGGGCTCCTCTGCATCACCTACCAGGATGTCTGGAGGAGAAAAAGACAGAACAAAGATGGAAGTGGCCTGGGCCCCTGGGGGTGGGTCCTCTCTGTTGTTTTTAATCTGCACCTTATAGACTGATGTCTCTTTGGCCGGAGCCAGATCTGCCCCTCAGTGCATTCGTGTGCTCGCACGCGCAGACATCCCTTCTCccccatacacacatatacactcacagCCTCTCTGGCCTCTTCCCTTGGGGAGGGGCCACCTGTAGTATTTGCCTTGATTTGGTGGGGTACAGTGGATGTGAATACTGTAAATAGCTTGTGCTCAGACTCCTCTGCGTGGAGAGGGTGGGTGCAGGAGGCAGACCCTCCCCCCAAAGCCCCCTGGGGAGATCTTCCTCTCTCTATTTAACTGTAACTGAGGGGGATCCCAGGTCTGGGGATGGGGGACACCTTGGGCCACAGGATACTGGTTGCTTCAGGGGTACCCATGCCCCCTGCCCTCGCCTGGAATCAGTGTTACTGCATCTGATTAAATGTCtccagaaataaagaataattctGCCAATCCTGCCTGTTCTTGGAGCTGGTGGCGGAGGTGGGAGCAGATGGCCTCCTGAGTTCTAAGAACTGAAGAAGCCTCGGGCTGGTGGTATTAGTCCTGAACTCCTGCCCTATGGTCTTCCAGTTTAgtcatgaattcattcatttatttattcaacaaatactgttGCATCTACTCTGTGTCAGGCAGTAGGCTATGCACTGGGGATGCAATAGTCAGAAAGGATGTAATCTCTGTCCTTGTGCAGTTTATAGTCTAGTGGGTGAGTGTCGTGGACACTGTGGGCTGCCCACTCAACATCTATTCCCATTGCCCCTTCCTCATTCCAAATAATCTCTATTCAGGTAGCCATCTTTCTTTTAGATGGCACCCTGTG
Protein-coding regions in this window:
- the MAP7D1 gene encoding MAP7 domain-containing protein 1 isoform 4 (isoform 4 is encoded by transcript variant 4); translation: MESGPRAELGAGAPPAVVARTPPEPRPSPEGDPSPPPPPMSALVPDTPPDTPPAMKNATSSKQLPLEPESPSGQVGPRPAPPQEESPSSEAKSRGPTPPAMGPRDARPPRRSSQPSPTAVPASDSPPTKQEVKKAGERHKLAKERREERAKYLAAKKAVWLEKEEKAKALREKQLQERRRRLEEQRLKAEQRRAALEERQRQKLEKNKERYEAAIQRSVKKTWAEIRQQRWSWAGALHHSSPGHKTSGSRCSVSAVNLPKHVDSIINKRLSKSSATLWNSPSRNRSLQLSAWESSIVDRLMTPTLSFLARSRSAVTLPRNGRDQGRGCDPGRGPTWGRAGASLARGPQPDRTHPSAAVPVCPRSASASPLTPCSVTRSVHRCAPAGERGERRKPNAGGSPAPVRRRPEASPVQKKEKKDKERENEKEKSALARERSLKKRQSLPASPRARLSASTASELSPKSKARPSSPSTSWHRPASPCPSPGPGHTLPPKPPSPRGTTASPKGRVRRKEEAKESPSAAGPEDKSQSKRRASNEKESAAPASPAPSPAPSPTPAPPQKEQPPAETPTDAAVLTSPPAPAPPVTPSKPMAGTTDREEATRLLAEKRRQAREQREREEQERRLQAERDKRMREEQLAREAEARAEREAEARRREEQEAREKAQAEQEEQERLQKQKEEAEARSREEAERQRLEREKHFQQQEQERQERRKRLEEIMKRTRKSEVSETKKQDSKEANANGSSPEPVKAVEARSPGLQKEAVQKEEPIPQEPQWSLPSKELPASLVNGLQPLPAHQENGFSTNGPSGDKSLSRTPETLLPFAEAEAFLKKAVVQSPQVTEVL
- the MAP7D1 gene encoding MAP7 domain-containing protein 1 isoform 1 (isoform 1 is encoded by transcript variant 1) codes for the protein MESGPRAELGAGAPPAVVARTPPEPRPSPEGDPSPPPPPMSALVPDTPPDTPPAMKNATSSKQLPLEPESPSGQVGPRPAPPQEESPSSEAKSRGPTPPAMGPRDARPPRRSSQPSPTAVPASDSPPTKQEVKKAGERHKLAKERREERAKYLAAKKAVWLEKEEKAKALREKQLQERRRRLEEQRLKAEQRRAALEERQRQKLEKNKERYEAAIQRSVKKTWAEIRQQRWSWAGALHHSSPGHKTSGSRCSVSAVNLPKHVDSIINKRLSKSSATLWNSPSRNRSLQLSAWESSIVDRLMTPTLSFLARSRSAVTLPRNGRDQGRGCDPGRGPTWGRAGASLARGPQPDRTHPSAAVPVCPRSASASPLTPCSVTRSVHRCAPAGERGERRKPNAGGSPAPVRRRPEASPVQKKEKKDKERENEKEKSALARERSLKKRQSLPASPRARLSASTASELSPKSKARPSSPSTSWHRPASPCPSPGPGHTLPPKPPSPRGTTASPKGRVRRKEEAKESPSAAGPEDKSQSKRRASNEKESAAPASPAPSPAPSPTPAPPQKEQPPAETPTDAAVLTSPPAPAPPVTPSKPMAGTTDREEATRLLAEKRRQAREQREREEQERRLQAERDKRMREEQLAREAEARAEREAEARRREEQEAREKAQAEQEEQERLQKQKEEAEARSREEAERQRLEREKHFQQQEQERQERRKRLEEIMKRTRKSEVSETKQKQDSKEANANGSSPEPVKAVEARSPGLQKEAVQKEEPIPQEPQWSLPSKELPASLVNGLQPLPAHQENGFSTNGPSGDKSLSRTPETLLPFAEAEAFLKKAVVQSPQVTEVL
- the MAP7D1 gene encoding MAP7 domain-containing protein 1 isoform 3 (isoform 3 is encoded by transcript variant 3), yielding MESGPRAELGAGAPPAVVARTPPEPRPSPEGDPSPPPPPMSALVPDTPPDTPPAMKNATSSKQLPLEPESPSGQVGPRPAPPQEESPSSEAKSRGPTPPAMGPRDARPPRRSSQPSPTAVPASDSPPTKQEVKKAGERHKLAKERREERAKYLAAKKAVWLEKEEKAKALREKQLQERRRRLEEQRLKAEQRRAALEERQRQKLEKNKERYEAAIQRSVKKTWAEIRQQRWSWAGALHHSSPGHKTSGSRCSVSAVNLPKHVDSIINKRLSKSSATLWNSPSRNRSLQLSAWESSIVDRLMTPTLSFLARSRSAVTLPRNGRDQAVPVCPRSASASPLTPCSVTRSVHRCAPAGERGERRKPNAGGSPAPVRRRPEASPVQKKEKKDKERENEKEKSALARERSLKKRQSLPASPRARLSASTASELSPKSKARPSSPSTSWHRPASPCPSPGPGHTLPPKPPSPRGTTASPKGRVRRKEEAKESPSAAGPEDKSQSKRRASNEKESAAPASPAPSPAPSPTPAPPQKEQPPAETPTDAAVLTSPPAPAPPVTPSKPMAGTTDREEATRLLAEKRRQAREQREREEQERRLQAERDKRMREEQLAREAEARAEREAEARRREEQEAREKAQAEQEEQERLQKQKEEAEARSREEAERQRLEREKHFQQQEQERQERRKRLEEIMKRTRKSEVSETKKQDSKEANANGSSPEPVKAVEARSPGLQKEAVQKEEPIPQEPQWSLPSKELPASLVNGLQPLPAHQENGFSTNGPSGDKSLSRTPETLLPFAEAEAFLKKAVVQSPQVTEVL
- the MAP7D1 gene encoding MAP7 domain-containing protein 1 isoform 2 (isoform 2 is encoded by transcript variant 2), with amino-acid sequence MESGPRAELGAGAPPAVVARTPPEPRPSPEGDPSPPPPPMSALVPDTPPDTPPAMKNATSSKQLPLEPESPSGQVGPRPAPPQEESPSSEAKSRGPTPPAMGPRDARPPRRSSQPSPTAVPASDSPPTKQEVKKAGERHKLAKERREERAKYLAAKKAVWLEKEEKAKALREKQLQERRRRLEEQRLKAEQRRAALEERQRQKLEKNKERYEAAIQRSVKKTWAEIRQQRWSWAGALHHSSPGHKTNRSLQLSAWESSIVDRLMTPTLSFLARSRSAVTLPRNGRDQGRGCDPGRGPTWGRAGASLARGPQPDRTHPSAAVPVCPRSASASPLTPCSVTRSVHRCAPAGERGERRKPNAGGSPAPVRRRPEASPVQKKEKKDKERENEKEKSALARERSLKKRQSLPASPRARLSASTASELSPKSKARPSSPSTSWHRPASPCPSPGPGHTLPPKPPSPRGTTASPKGRVRRKEEAKESPSAAGPEDKSQSKRRASNEKESAAPASPAPSPAPSPTPAPPQKEQPPAETPTDAAVLTSPPAPAPPVTPSKPMAGTTDREEATRLLAEKRRQAREQREREEQERRLQAERDKRMREEQLAREAEARAEREAEARRREEQEAREKAQAEQEEQERLQKQKEEAEARSREEAERQRLEREKHFQQQEQERQERRKRLEEIMKRTRKSEVSETKKQDSKEANANGSSPEPVKAVEARSPGLQKEAVQKEEPIPQEPQWSLPSKELPASLVNGLQPLPAHQENGFSTNGPSGDKSLSRTPETLLPFAEAEAFLKKAVVQSPQVTEVL